The nucleotide window GCCATTGTGGTATCTTTAGGAGCTCTAGTAGCAACTTTCTTTGGAATTGCCGATGTCATTACCGATGTGATGACAGGAAAAAATGCATATTTAACTCAATACGGAATTTTAACATTTTTATTTACGGGAGTTCTTGCCATTGCCTTACAAAGTGCCCGGACTCGAAGAGAGTTACGAAATCTAAACGAATCTCTGGAAATGCTTGTTACTCTGCGTACTCAGGAGTTACACAAACAATATAAACTATTGCATGATGATTTAGTAATGGCTGCCGGATTGCAGTCAAAATTAAATCCCCCTATGGAGTTCAAACACAAAACATTGAGTGTTGCTTCTGTATTTATGCCTATGGAAAAAATAGGAGGTGACTACTTCGATTATTATATCCATGAGGATGGCTCCATTAGTTTTTTGTTATGTGATGTTCTCGGTCATGGAATTGCTGCAGCCCTCATCGCAAGTATGTTGAAGGTAAATTTTTTAGAGATTGCACCCAAAGAAAAAGATCCTGCCAAATTTTTATCTGAATTAAATCTAAAGATGTTACCGGTCGTAGAAAAAAACTACATCACTGCTGTAGCAAGTCATTTTGATTTAGAAAGATCGGTGATGAAGTATTCCGTGATGGGACACCCAAGTCCTTATTCAATGAATGTTGTTTCTAATTCCTTGGCACCACTTGGTGGACGAGGACCCATTATGGGTTGGAAAAAAGATATTTTGGTCGAATCCTTTTCACGGGATTTGAAATCAGGTGACCGTTTCTTTTTTTATACGGACGGAATTACGGAGAGCCAGAGTAAAAATAGGGAATTGTACGGAGAATTAAGATTGAGAGAACAGTTATCAGCAGGCCTGATTCTTTCTCCTTTTGAATTAAATGAAAAAATCAAAAAGGATATTCGAAATTTTGCATTTCGTTTGTCAGATGACGTGACATACTTTACGATCGATATCAAATGAAAGCCTTCCTTGGTCGATTGGGGATTCGGTGGTTGCTTAATTTAGGTGTAACGGATCATTTGGGTTTGGAATCCTCTGTTCGCGTACAACTTTCTAACTTAATTTCTATATTGGGAATTTTTTCTAACATTCAGTATTCCTTTTTCTTTGCCATTGCTGGTGCCCCTCATTACCAACTCATGAATGTAATTCATTGTTTTGTGATTTTAGTTTTAGTGTTAGTTTTGTATTTAAACTGGAAAGAAAGGTATTCACTTTCAAGAATCATATTGGTATTTACAATTTCGGTTCCATTGTTTTTTGTTTCTACCATTAGCTTTGGAACATCTGGTGGATTCTATTATTACTTTTTAATGTTCGCAATTGTACCTTTTGTAATTTTTTCTTATGAAGAAAAGTGGTGGATTCTTTTTGTGTTTTTGATGAACACCAGCTTTTATATTTGGTTCGAATTTTTTGGGCATCCTGGAAAGTTTATAGAAGGAACACTGTTGTATCAAAAAGAAGTTCAGGAAATGTTCCGGATCAATTCTGTTGTTTCTTGTTTGTCTTTTGTTGCTTTATTTATGTTTTATTTTTTAAGAAACATAAATCGAATCCAAAAAGAAATGATTCGAACCAACGACCATAAAGATCGGATTTTTTCAATTTTAGCTCATGATTTAAAAGGACCTATCGGAACCATGAGTACCTATTTAGGGTATTTAACAAATTCCTTACCGGAAAGAGAGGAGTTGATTTTTGGTTTAAAAGAACTTAAAAAAAGCACAAACCAAACTTATTTAATTTTAGAGAATTTGTTAGATTGGGTTCGAAATGAAACAAAAAAAACTCAATACAATCCTGCGAATTTGAATCTCA belongs to Leptospira terpstrae serovar Hualin str. LT 11-33 = ATCC 700639 and includes:
- a CDS encoding PP2C family protein-serine/threonine phosphatase, which gives rise to MKLFLLSLFLFTISLNAEVVSLESGWTFQLDGEIEPRPVLVGVSLVSQGYQVPIRGRYRLKIPIPVFPEYSQAIYMDRIHSADQTFWNGKAIGSTGSFTPDYYPYWHKVRYYEIPISLLRQGENELVVEIECRETQFRCGLFRSIPLFGSQDEIKDKMVFEDVNQILIAALFFGIFLQQAIGYALNRSSKSGLYLAGTAIFFVGWRLPVLNKIHFLMIHPEVLVRLLFFCQFIFPVFIMLFVHTLFDRRITKLAVITFFLDTVLAFVQLFPMDPDSRFYLVYIWYVLLAIKVPILIQLLARNYKKTSEAIVVSLGALVATFFGIADVITDVMTGKNAYLTQYGILTFLFTGVLAIALQSARTRRELRNLNESLEMLVTLRTQELHKQYKLLHDDLVMAAGLQSKLNPPMEFKHKTLSVASVFMPMEKIGGDYFDYYIHEDGSISFLLCDVLGHGIAAALIASMLKVNFLEIAPKEKDPAKFLSELNLKMLPVVEKNYITAVASHFDLERSVMKYSVMGHPSPYSMNVVSNSLAPLGGRGPIMGWKKDILVESFSRDLKSGDRFFFYTDGITESQSKNRELYGELRLREQLSAGLILSPFELNEKIKKDIRNFAFRLSDDVTYFTIDIK
- a CDS encoding sensor histidine kinase — translated: MKAFLGRLGIRWLLNLGVTDHLGLESSVRVQLSNLISILGIFSNIQYSFFFAIAGAPHYQLMNVIHCFVILVLVLVLYLNWKERYSLSRIILVFTISVPLFFVSTISFGTSGGFYYYFLMFAIVPFVIFSYEEKWWILFVFLMNTSFYIWFEFFGHPGKFIEGTLLYQKEVQEMFRINSVVSCLSFVALFMFYFLRNINRIQKEMIRTNDHKDRIFSILAHDLKGPIGTMSTYLGYLTNSLPEREELIFGLKELKKSTNQTYLILENLLDWVRNETKKTQYNPANLNLTAILKNAMDILSMQATDKGICWETNISEDHCIYCDERMTATVLRNILSNAVKYSHPKGKVFIEAEPISQFLEIRFQDQGVGMSVDLLEKIMEGKRFASGFGTIGEKGTGLGLLVCIDLLREQGGSLQAISKLEEGTKIIIRIPLAR